The Apium graveolens cultivar Ventura chromosome 10, ASM990537v1, whole genome shotgun sequence nucleotide sequence GACTTGTGTTAGCTAAAGAAATAtgtttattcatatatatatataaattagaaaaatattattttcagaacttattttttatttacaaagttaataaaaaaagtgaaaaaaCATGATTTATGACCAACTACGCGGAAGAAAAGTCACACCCCATTTCCGGGGCATAGTGAAGAAGTGAATTGAATCTAGATCCATACTTCTCTGCACTTACTTTCTATCTACCTATCTAAATTTTAGTGCATGGACACGGGACAGACGCAACACGGGGTTAAACTCCAAGTCAACTATACTAAGCTTGTATAAATAATGAGTAGTAGTATTGTCAACTTGTGAATTCGTTAGTTGGCATCTCTTGTCGAGTATTACCACTTGCTTCTACTTGTATAGTTCTGTGTCGAGGAATGCTATTTACACACCTCTATTTCATCATGCTTCTAACTACAATTCAGAGCATAGTTGATATAGTTTAATGGAGTCAGAAGAGATTCATTGCTTATCCAATGACAAATAACAGATTCAACTTGTCAACCGTTTGTACATAGACATTAGACAAGCCTATTTAATAacataatatattattatattaatttcTGTTGTTAATCAAAACTTATTGAGCGTAAGCTTgatcatttttaattttattgATGAACTGCTCAGCATCACCCTTGGGAACTAGTTGATTACACATGATCATCTTCAGCTACTAAGCAAAAAAGAAACAAAATTGAAATACAAATTGATCTGATTGCACCATACATGCAAATCATAAAGGACTACTACTAATGAACAATTGTGCTTGAAAAGCCTCTTACATATCTGACCAAAGTGAGAGTGTAGGAATACTCTGCTCTTGTCTGAAGAAATTATCAGGATCTACTCTTGTCTTCACCAATACCAACTTGTGGAAATTATGGTTGTAATATTGTTTTCCCCATTTTCTTGCATCGAAATAACTTATGCTCCCTGTTGGATCATTCACTCCCAAATCAAGATCGTTGTAATTCGAATAAGCTCTTCTCGGATTTTTCGAGACATATGGAGTCAAGTAGCTGTACAAGCTCCTGATCCATTCCAGCTTCTCAGTTGTATTCCCAACCCAAAGCACTCTTGCGTACACCATGTACAAGGTTCCGGCTCTATTAGGGAATGGAAGTGCTGATTCTGAATACTCATCCAATTTTCCTCCGTAAAATGTAAAGATTACTGATGTTTCTGCTACTCCGACTTCCAACATTTTGTCCCATAATCCGTTTAGCCCTTGTTCAGACATCGGTTCTCTGACGAAATCCGATTTTGCTTTCGTAGGAATATCAGCTAAGAATGTTCTGTCAAGCAAATCTTCTGGCTTGTAATTATCGTCGAATAAGTTGAAGAACGAAGAGATCATAATAGCTTCAATCCATGTAAGTTCTTCAAGATCTTCTGCAACCATACCTAATTCAGGTAAAGTTGATTGCACAATTCTAAGTACTTCATCAACTCCACCGGTACCAACGTATAATCCACCTACGGCGAATTGAACTGTTTTGCCATCAGCACGAGCGCTCGTGTTGCTTTGAATTGTGCTGATTCGCACTCTCATCTCAAGTTCATTTGGAAAGTTCGGGGCAACAGTTTGCATGGGATAAATAATCTTGgttgcattttgttccaatgtTCTAAAAATGGTAAAAGAAAGAACTGTTTTGGGAACATCTACTAAGTTTAGTTTCCAAGATAGAATGACTCCGAAACTTGAACAACTTCCACCTCTTATAGCCCAAAACAAATCTTCTCCCATTGCTTTTCTATCAAGAATCCTTCCTTTAACATCGACAATCCGAGCATCGATAACATTATCAGCAGCCAAACCATACATTCGTCTCAACGGGCCATACCCTCCGCCACAAAGTAGTCCAGAGGCTCCAACTGTTGACCAAACACCAGCCGGGAAAGCGAGCGTGTCGCTTGCCCGGTAAATCCAATAGTAAAGTTCACCAAGTGTTGCACCAGCTTGAACACTAGCAGTTTTAGCCACAGGGTCAACACTAATGGCTCGGAGATTAATCATGTCAAGTAACACAAATGGAATATCATAAGTACTACTATACGAAAGGCCCTCGAAATCATGACCACCGCTACGGATACGAATCCTCATGCCGTATTTTTTAGCACAAAAAACAACGGTTTGGACTTGAGATTCGGACACTGGTTGTACTATGATCTGGGGTTTGAGTCGGTTGGACACATTGAAACGAGGATTTCGCATGGAATATTCATAAACAGGTGTGTACGAAGAATTTAATGGGGTGTATGTAACCGTGCTTATGGATGCTGGGTCTATAGATTTGGTCTTCAGGCATTGAACGAACTGAGTAGAATCAGCATAAGCTTGGGACGAAAGAAATGAAATGAAAACAAGTAAAATTAAAGAAAGCAAGGTAAAAGAAGTCATCTTCATTGTAACTCTTTGTTTCTTTTTATTGAATTGTTGTTTTGATATCGAAAAGGCTCTGCTATTTATAAGCAAGGACCTTTCAAGTGGGGAGAAACAAAGTGaattgaaaaaaagaaaaagaggaGAGTTGTTTTAACGTCAATAATTGTTGCCCATAGACTTGTCTCTGTTCATAAATTATATAACACGTTTTGGTCAGCCCCCTTTTTCTCCTTGAATTGGTCTGCAAATAACCGTGCTTTCTCTGCATGTTCTACTTCTACAAGcttaattattatatattgacTCCGGAATTAGATGCACTATTGTTCTGATGAAGACAGTAGCCAAACTCAGAACCTGCTGCACTGTGATACATCAATATAACACATACAGGGACAATATCTACGACGGAATCAAGTCGGAGCTGACGAGTTTACTCGAGGCTAACCTTCGtgataaaattataaaaactaatgaaaaataaattataaaataaattattaagtTGTGTAAAATATTAGCCCCAAGTAGTTTGCAATATTGGATCTGTGAATGCAGAACATGCAGGCTTAAAAGTGCATGCATGTGCTGGATGATGATATCTGCTTGGGAAAGAATCTCACAGGCTGCTAAATGCTAACTACTCAAGTCGCTATTAGTTTCATTCCAAAAAATGCAGGTGGCCAACACTGGCGAAGCTAAAATACCACTACTAGCTAGGAGAATGGATAAGTATACGTATTGGACCAAGAATACAGtgttttatttgaaattttaagaGACTGCAACATTGAAGTTAGATTCACGTTCTTGAATGGTATGGGTCTCACGGTGACATTTTCCGGACTTTGGAGACCAACTGCGTCCCCAATTAAATCTGTCATGTTCAGCCCATCCCCTTTTTAATTGTCTCGTCAAACACGAATTCCATCATTTTACTTGCTCAACATTTCCTGTCGTTTAAGAGATGCTAGACTGTTGCAGTAACTACAAAATTAGAGATTAATCAGACAAAATCAAACCACGTATATACTTAATAAATTTATTGGGTCCTGACGTTCGATTACAACCATCTGTCAGCAAAAAAAATTTCGTGCATAATATTCAACACTAAAAATTAATGCAAATTTACGGAGTCATGTCACTTTATTCCtgtttcattttttaattttaagatTTTTGCTATTATGCGGACAAATGATTCGTCCGATGAACAAGGACAAGAGCATATACCTGTACACAAATAATGACAAATCTGTAATACTAGGTGGAGATAGTAGTATAACTTTTAAATACCAGGTGGATGTACTAACAGAGTTGATGTTGACTATTCGCAGCCAAGTTGTATATATCTAGATCAACACCGATATATCAATGTCAACTGGCTTAAAGCCGCCggatatattttatataaaactACTGTCCGGTTAACAACCTTTTTTTTGTTTAGTTGTGTTCTTCAGTCAAATTTTGGGTTCTAGAATCGAAAATTTTAATGTGTTTAGTCAAGTTTGAATGATAAAATCGATACTTTTAATATTCCTTGGTGGTGTGAATCTGCATATTCTAAACGAAGGAGTTGCTCTTATAATCTACTACATCCGTCCCTCTAAATTGTATATGTGCATTATTTGCACATATTTCAAAACTTCTATAAATtattgttttataaaattttttaaaaaatattatgaaattatacTTTAAATGAGTATTGAAAAGCGTGTCCAAAATTGATGTATAGAATTGAATGAGACTGAAGTGCGGGAGTACATTTTACTTACACAGCTAATTTCACGAACAGTTGAATATGTAATCTGAAGGACAAGTCTATGATATTATCACTTCAAACTCCGAATTTAACCGTGAAATACAGGAATTTGTAAATTATTATAAACTGGGAATAACATTGATATATGATGGTCAGGTTTTAGGCATTGGGTTTCGTCTCTATGGATTGGTCGAAGTTCTTGGTTGTTAGATTATGTGCgttttttcttctttttccaTGCCCTCTATTAATCAAGTGTTCCCTATTTTTATAGACCGATGATTGATAAGGGCTATAGAGACACATGAGAGGTAGgaaaaaaaataaagaatatgACAGAGTGCGGGATGGAAGACACGTATAAAAAGTAGGGTAATGGATAAGATCATAGCAGGAGCCTACGACAACCGAAAACATTACAATATTTTCGATTGGCGTAGGTCCTAGTTTCTTACGGGCGCTGATCAAGGGACATTATCTCACGGCTTAGTAAGGGAGGATCGTAGGAAAAATGCCTGCGATTTTCCTTGTGACGATTTATTATAGGTTGAAGGGGAAATGTTCCGTAAGTGTCCAATTATTACAAAATCATCAGTTGCCCTCAATAAGTGCGGTTTTCTTTAGGAAGCTACTTATTTTATGGAAAAAAATTATCGCGAAATTCTGGAATTTAAAGGAGTTATATGAATCGGTGGTAAGAGAAAATATGGGGGAGAGGTAATAAGAACGTGGCTTAAAGTGAGGCCCTTATTACATATAATGATAATGTAGCCAAGTTCATGAAAGTTTCCGAATAGGAAGCCTTACTATATAAGAAAGTTGGTTCAATGCATGAAGATGACTTCAATAAATACTTGACGTTTATAGGAGAAGGGAATGTTGTGAACCTCCAACTGCATAACGTAGGCCATTTCAGGGCATTGGAGTAGGAGATGATGGAAAATGAACAACATGAGGCCGAGAAAGGTGCTAAAGAGAAAGAGTAGTCGGAGGCCGAAAGGGTTGCTAAGGAAGTTAACGCTGATGATTTGAAGGTTGTGAACCCGGATGCTCTGAAAGAAGGAGTTGTTCCTCATGTTCCTGATTCAACTATATCTCAAGCTGAGCTTCCTAAGGAATAATGAAACTAAGCGTAAAGTTTGCTTTTATCAGTTTTATTGTGAACTATTTATCTGGTATTTGGCATGGACAGTTTTATTGCGTGTGTTTCTCCTTCttttttctttcctttttatCCCCCCTAATAGTCAGGTTTCCCCTATTTTTATAGGCTGGTGACTGGTGAGGGCTATAAAGACACACGTGAGGCATGCATGGGATAAGGAGGACAACAAAGTGCTTGAATGGAAGTTATATGTAAAGTAAGATAATGGATAAGATCATAGCGGGAGCCTACGACAACCGAAGACATAGCAATGCCTTCAGTTGAATGTCTTCGGTTGCCGTATTTCCTTATTTTTTACGGGCGCCGGTCAAGGGACATTATCTCATGACTTTGTAAGGGAGGATCgtacgccataagtgggctactaTAATACAAGTGTTACAAGGAGCGTTACATTAGCTAATAGATTTTTAACCTATTGTAACACCTCGCTTgtagtgttacaatagctataaATCTACTGTTATAATGAAATGCTGGTGTTGCACAACATGTAACACTAGCACCTGGTGTTACATTAggtactttttaatttttaaatattttaaagtgGAAATATTACTACAAAAGTAGTAGTAAAACTATATTCtgaattattaattaatcggGAATGTAACTTCAAATTACCTacaaattacgaaatttattgtaaataaataaaaaagtaATTTTGGTGGTtcattatttaataaataataatttaattaataaaagtttttgaaaaaaaattaaaatttgctAAATATTTAGGTGAAAAAAGAAGCGGCAGTTTCCCCCCCAAATTACATATTGTCGGGACTTAGACAAAAAACTAACACAACCGTCCCTCACTCACTCACTcactctctccctccctctctatGAAATTTCTTCAATCTAAACTACAAATTACCTACAAATTACAAAATTTCTTCGTCTCTTGAAGAAAAAAATACAGTCTCTTGGATCTGGTATTTGAATACCCACATTATTTTGCTCTAATTTAAAGGCCCGCACTAATTTCTTCATTTTTTTTGCAGGTCTTGAAATTGGTGCTTTTCTGTTTTACTCCGATTAACCGGTAATTATTAACATACTTCATTGTTAAATTGCTCAAATTTAAACATAATTACTTGCCCGTACTAATGTGTTTTCTTTCATTGTGAATTTTCAGTCGATTAGGGATTGGGGCTTTTCCTCATTTAGAGTCGGGAGTTAAAGCTTTCAGTAAGGTATGTACTTATATTTGGGTTTTGATATTCACTTGGGTCTTTAGTCGTATGCATGTGTGTATTGTTTATTTTTCTTGTCATAATTGAtttacttgtttacttgatttatgtttttatttgttGTTAAGTTGATATTTAGTATGTTTTGTTATTTTTTTATTGTTCGATGAAAGTGTCAAAAATGTTAATGTAATGCGATTCGATGTCAGTTCAAATAACTATGTTTTGTTTGATATTCCTCGTACTGATGAGGTAAATTAGGACATTGCAAAATATGGTTCTTTTTCTGATGTGAGAAAGTTGTTATGTTATTTTGTTGACCATATCTAAATGTGAGAAAGTTGTTATGTTATTTTGATGCAATGTTATTAGCAAGTCTGGCTGAGTCTGAGATTATTATGGCATTTCTAAAAAGTATTTTTTAATAACTGAATTAAAAGCTGCTGTCTATTTAAAATGCTGAGTGATAATCTAGCAGTTAATTTTACAATCTGAAAATTGTACGTTGTATAAACTACGACCACCATTACATGCTTATCTCGTGGAATTCAGGAGTATCGTCCACCCTGTcataaaacaagtaaaagttGGAGTAAAAGTTAAAATGGATTAAGATGACTGAGAAGTGAGAACTGAGAATCACAATGATCCTGGTCTACCCTTATAGGTGTGTACGTTGTACTTTGTATAAACTACGACCACCATTACGATTTGAGATATAGCAGATCATCTAATGGCCCCGGTCTACCCTTATAGGTGTGTTGTACTATTTGAGATAGACTAAATTCGATTATTTAAATTTT carries:
- the LOC141692432 gene encoding berberine bridge enzyme-like 8, with protein sequence MKMTSFTLLSLILLVFISFLSSQAYADSTQFVQCLKTKSIDPASISTVTYTPLNSSYTPVYEYSMRNPRFNVSNRLKPQIIVQPVSESQVQTVVFCAKKYGMRIRIRSGGHDFEGLSYSSTYDIPFVLLDMINLRAISVDPVAKTASVQAGATLGELYYWIYRASDTLAFPAGVWSTVGASGLLCGGGYGPLRRMYGLAADNVIDARIVDVKGRILDRKAMGEDLFWAIRGGSCSSFGVILSWKLNLVDVPKTVLSFTIFRTLEQNATKIIYPMQTVAPNFPNELEMRVRISTIQSNTSARADGKTVQFAVGGLYVGTGGVDEVLRIVQSTLPELGMVAEDLEELTWIEAIMISSFFNLFDDNYKPEDLLDRTFLADIPTKAKSDFVREPMSEQGLNGLWDKMLEVGVAETSVIFTFYGGKLDEYSESALPFPNRAGTLYMVYARVLWVGNTTEKLEWIRSLYSYLTPYVSKNPRRAYSNYNDLDLGVNDPTGSISYFDARKWGKQYYNHNFHKLVLVKTRVDPDNFFRQEQSIPTLSLWSDM